One Edaphobacter flagellatus genomic region harbors:
- a CDS encoding KH domain-containing protein, translating into MTLSQPVCKEEPSMQRLMHEIVRYLVDDEAAIRVDCLDGNDGVTTLNVHVAPSDTGKLIGKRGRTARSLRMILSAASMKLHHRYALNIQETIES; encoded by the coding sequence ATGACACTTTCCCAGCCTGTATGTAAGGAAGAACCGTCGATGCAGAGGCTCATGCATGAGATTGTCCGCTATCTGGTGGACGATGAAGCCGCTATCCGAGTAGATTGTCTGGACGGCAACGACGGCGTTACGACGCTCAATGTCCATGTCGCTCCGTCCGACACCGGCAAGCTCATTGGCAAGCGAGGCCGCACAGCGCGCTCGCTGCGCATGATCCTCTCGGCCGCCAGCATGAAATTGCACCACCGCTACGCGCTCAATATTCAGGAAACGATTGAGTCGTAG
- a CDS encoding c-type cytochrome gives MQKRTIILGTAIAALLLAVGAFLYMKYAMRGFSARAEPSHVEAMLAVYARSTAMPSSAKGTTNPVADSPEVEHDAMAHFADHCAVCHANNGSGDTMFGRGLYPKVPDLRARTQTLTDGEIFYIIENGIRMSGMPAFGGQDSAEDSWKLVRFIRHLPQLTSADAQQMETMNPKTPADMEEEKEEEEFLNGGSNDAAPHTNHSRKGHHQ, from the coding sequence ATGCAAAAGCGCACGATCATTCTTGGAACTGCAATCGCCGCCTTGCTGCTGGCAGTCGGCGCGTTTCTCTACATGAAGTACGCCATGCGTGGATTCAGCGCACGGGCGGAACCGTCCCATGTGGAGGCGATGCTTGCCGTGTACGCGCGGAGTACCGCGATGCCTTCTTCTGCCAAAGGGACCACCAATCCGGTCGCCGACTCGCCCGAAGTCGAGCACGATGCGATGGCGCATTTCGCAGATCATTGTGCGGTCTGCCATGCCAACAATGGCAGCGGGGACACTATGTTCGGTCGCGGTTTATATCCGAAGGTTCCGGATCTGAGAGCAAGAACGCAAACACTGACCGATGGTGAAATCTTCTACATCATCGAAAACGGAATCCGCATGTCCGGCATGCCCGCCTTCGGCGGTCAAGATTCGGCTGAAGACAGCTGGAAGCTGGTGCGCTTCATCCGCCACCTTCCTCAACTGACTTCAGCTGATGCACAGCAGATGGAAACGATGAATCCAAAAACTCCTGCAGACATGGAAGAGGAGAAAGAGGAAGAAGAGTTTCTGAACGGGGGCAGCAACGATGCTGCTCCGCACACAAATCACTCAAGGAAAGGTCATCACCAATGA
- the mobF gene encoding MobF family relaxase, translated as MFKVAPEPLTAGKAQEYHVKEFIAAEKNYWKEHEQIPTGWQGKLVDTFGLKGDVRASQFSLLSEGQHPITGQQLIQHRDGKEYTNAEGETVKPLEHRAAWDATFSAPKSVSLTALVGRDNRVREAHREAVSIALTELERYTQARLGGNRPAETTGRFLVAKFEHDTARPVDGYAAPQLHTHTVIFNMTTREDGSFRALQSHSYYASQQFATAVYQAELMYRLRNLGYEIQAGKSGAPEIKGYTQDYLDASSLRRQKIEEEMAKRGQSGPEAAQFAALTTRDRKQHLGPEETLAAHRKLAEEYGNQPEKVIAAAQERMQQRGQEQAHKPDEQQQRVRESVSFAKARNFEREAITDDRGIMRDALRRGMGDVTYAEIRENFRRREAMGEFLKVDSPRHYAGQRYTTRDMLQAERSNIEFMKRGQAVVTPIMSAESARSHAAEQERLNPAQRRVVEEVLSTTDRVHGLQGYAGSGKTESLRTIRAGAEAEGFAVEGFAPTNRAANQLRDAGINAETLQRFLARGATGETAGDPASRHLYMVDESSLTSTKQMQAFMEKLGPQDRVLLIGDIRQHQGVDAGKPFEQLQAEGMRTSQLDQIMRQKEQPELLRAVELLSQNHTVDGVQLLQEQGRVQEYAGRPERIAAIARAYVTQSENTLVISPDNASRMELNQAIRAELRTVEALRGIDREFAVLMPRSDLSSADRVWAAQYQPGDVLQYTRGSKELGLEPYSYATVRDVDTKLNQITVEREDCGQVSYDPKRLQGITAYREVTREFAEGDRIQFTTNNRELQIANRQLGTIESIRPHEMTVRVEGQTARSVSFDPQQMRHFDHGYAVTSHSSQGLTADRVLINVEVSAHRDLINQRFAYVAVSRAAHDVQLYTDNAARLTKDLSRDVSKTAALEPTQQKAEQPRGEMMTYRKEHVEGMQPYQPTSHVPPSVYATSLDRETVLTDLRWSQEQARNGVDPADTARAITERHQHDSEPEHNQRALIERYADRVTELAYRGPDIPVDLQATHLEPTAEERRHWEPLVQSIGIEHAEPFAWRKEHAEIQSYRNDQNPGWLHIDAHGQFFDRNAQPIAAQAALEPFGLSTAITRGNEQSAGINKDGPTDSGYGISL; from the coding sequence ATGTTCAAAGTCGCTCCAGAACCGCTCACGGCCGGGAAAGCGCAGGAGTATCACGTCAAAGAGTTCATTGCTGCCGAAAAGAACTACTGGAAAGAGCACGAACAAATTCCTACCGGATGGCAAGGAAAATTAGTGGACACCTTTGGTCTCAAAGGTGACGTCCGGGCCAGCCAATTTTCCTTACTGAGCGAAGGCCAGCATCCCATAACAGGCCAGCAGCTCATCCAGCATCGCGACGGGAAGGAATACACGAACGCCGAAGGCGAGACGGTCAAACCGCTTGAGCATCGCGCCGCATGGGACGCTACTTTCTCCGCGCCGAAGTCCGTCTCTCTTACGGCTCTGGTAGGTAGGGACAATCGCGTGCGGGAAGCACATCGCGAAGCCGTCTCGATTGCGCTGACGGAGTTGGAGCGGTACACGCAGGCCCGGCTAGGCGGCAACCGCCCTGCCGAGACTACGGGTCGTTTTCTCGTCGCAAAATTTGAACATGACACAGCGAGGCCGGTTGATGGCTACGCCGCGCCGCAGCTCCACACGCACACCGTCATCTTCAATATGACGACGCGGGAGGATGGTTCTTTCCGCGCTCTTCAATCCCACAGCTACTATGCGTCCCAGCAGTTTGCGACCGCCGTGTATCAAGCCGAACTGATGTACCGCCTGCGGAACCTTGGCTATGAAATCCAGGCCGGAAAGAGCGGAGCACCGGAGATCAAAGGCTACACGCAGGATTACTTGGACGCTTCCAGTTTACGCCGCCAGAAGATCGAAGAAGAGATGGCCAAGCGTGGTCAGAGCGGCCCGGAAGCGGCTCAGTTTGCCGCGCTCACCACCCGCGACCGCAAACAGCACCTTGGCCCGGAAGAGACTTTAGCCGCGCATCGCAAGCTGGCCGAAGAGTATGGCAACCAGCCCGAGAAAGTTATCGCTGCCGCACAGGAACGAATGCAGCAGCGCGGCCAGGAACAGGCACACAAGCCCGACGAGCAACAGCAGCGCGTGCGCGAAAGCGTGAGCTTTGCGAAGGCCCGCAACTTTGAGCGCGAGGCCATCACCGACGACCGAGGCATCATGCGCGACGCCTTACGTCGCGGCATGGGCGATGTGACGTATGCCGAGATTCGCGAGAATTTCCGGCGCCGAGAAGCGATGGGCGAGTTCTTGAAGGTCGATAGTCCACGGCACTATGCCGGGCAGCGGTATACCACTCGCGACATGCTCCAGGCCGAGCGCAGCAATATCGAGTTCATGAAGCGTGGGCAGGCCGTCGTGACGCCGATCATGTCAGCGGAAAGTGCCCGCTCTCATGCTGCGGAGCAGGAGCGGTTGAATCCTGCCCAACGTCGCGTTGTGGAGGAGGTACTGAGCACTACCGACCGCGTACACGGTTTGCAGGGTTACGCGGGTTCAGGCAAGACCGAGAGCTTACGAACCATCCGGGCCGGGGCCGAGGCCGAGGGCTTTGCCGTCGAGGGTTTCGCACCGACGAACCGTGCTGCGAACCAGCTCCGTGACGCCGGAATCAACGCGGAAACCTTGCAGCGGTTTCTTGCTCGCGGTGCAACGGGCGAGACAGCGGGAGATCCCGCCAGCCGCCATCTCTACATGGTCGATGAGTCCAGTTTGACAAGCACGAAACAGATGCAGGCGTTCATGGAGAAGCTGGGGCCGCAAGATCGGGTTCTGTTGATTGGTGACATTCGCCAGCACCAGGGCGTGGATGCGGGAAAGCCCTTTGAGCAACTGCAAGCGGAAGGGATGCGTACTTCGCAGCTTGACCAGATCATGCGCCAGAAAGAACAGCCGGAATTGCTCCGTGCTGTCGAATTACTTTCGCAAAACCACACCGTGGACGGAGTGCAGTTATTGCAGGAGCAAGGGCGCGTGCAAGAGTATGCGGGACGCCCCGAACGCATCGCTGCGATTGCCCGCGCCTACGTCACGCAGTCAGAGAACACGCTTGTCATCTCGCCCGACAACGCCAGCCGCATGGAGCTGAACCAGGCGATCCGCGCGGAGCTGCGAACGGTGGAAGCGCTGCGCGGAATTGACCGCGAATTCGCTGTGCTCATGCCCCGATCCGACCTCAGCAGCGCAGATCGAGTTTGGGCGGCGCAGTATCAGCCCGGCGATGTCCTCCAATACACACGCGGCAGCAAGGAATTGGGCTTGGAGCCGTACAGCTACGCGACCGTACGTGACGTGGATACGAAGCTGAATCAGATCACCGTGGAGCGTGAGGACTGCGGTCAGGTTTCCTATGACCCGAAGCGGCTGCAAGGCATTACCGCCTATCGGGAAGTGACACGCGAGTTTGCGGAGGGCGACCGGATTCAGTTCACGACCAACAACCGTGAACTGCAAATTGCCAATCGCCAACTCGGAACCATCGAGAGTATTCGTCCGCACGAAATGACCGTGCGCGTTGAGGGGCAAACAGCGCGCTCGGTTTCATTCGATCCTCAGCAAATGAGGCACTTCGATCATGGCTATGCAGTGACATCGCATAGCTCGCAAGGATTGACGGCAGACCGTGTGCTTATCAACGTGGAGGTCTCCGCTCACCGCGACCTCATCAACCAACGCTTCGCCTACGTCGCGGTCTCTCGCGCGGCGCATGATGTGCAGCTCTATACCGACAACGCCGCGCGGCTGACCAAAGACCTTAGCCGCGATGTCTCAAAGACTGCGGCGTTAGAACCCACTCAACAAAAAGCCGAACAGCCAAGAGGTGAGATGATGACCTACCGCAAAGAACACGTGGAAGGGATGCAGCCCTATCAACCAACTTCCCATGTGCCGCCATCCGTCTATGCCACGTCTCTTGACCGGGAGACCGTACTTACCGATCTTCGGTGGTCGCAGGAGCAAGCCAGAAATGGAGTAGACCCTGCTGACACCGCACGCGCCATCACGGAACGGCATCAGCATGATTCTGAGCCGGAGCACAATCAGCGTGCACTCATCGAGCGCTATGCTGACCGCGTTACAGAACTTGCCTACAGAGGGCCAGACATTCCGGTAGACCTGCAAGCCACGCACCTTGAACCGACTGCCGAGGAAAGGCGGCATTGGGAGCCGTTGGTTCAATCTATCGGGATAGAACATGCGGAGCCATTTGCATGGCGGAAAGAGCATGCGGAAATTCAAAGCTATCGGAATGACCAGAATCCCGGCTGGCTACACATCGACGCGCATGGCCAATTCTTCGACCGAAACGCGCAGCCCATCGCTGCGCAGGCGGCGCTGGAACCATTTGGACTCTCAACGGCAATCACACGAGGCAACGAACAAAGCGCAGGAATCAACAAAGACGGACCAACGGACAGCGGATACGGCATTTCGCTCTAA
- a CDS encoding HD-GYP domain-containing protein — protein MIPLEAKHEARRNTYWMNAARAHDPTLHLHCVHVSELCACFSAFLNLPLDQQTALKRSGLLHDIGKLKVPAAILQKPSPLTPEETTIVQAHTYLGYEMLLENGETDELLLTTTRDHHERLDGSGYPRQLTAPEISAAVRIVTLCDVFAAMTEPRPYVAAMKWDEALATMAKMRNRLDHDLLAGFATMMTALHAPKKRFGPLGNRLRKKKT, from the coding sequence TTGATCCCTCTTGAGGCTAAACACGAGGCGCGCCGTAACACGTACTGGATGAACGCGGCACGTGCGCATGACCCGACTTTGCATCTGCACTGCGTGCACGTATCCGAACTGTGCGCATGCTTCTCCGCCTTCCTGAATCTGCCGCTAGACCAGCAAACCGCCTTAAAGCGTTCCGGGTTACTGCATGACATTGGAAAGCTCAAAGTCCCAGCCGCCATCCTGCAAAAGCCTTCGCCTCTCACGCCGGAAGAGACAACAATTGTTCAGGCTCATACATACCTCGGATACGAGATGCTGCTCGAAAACGGCGAAACGGACGAATTGCTACTGACGACAACCCGCGACCACCATGAGCGGCTTGATGGCAGCGGTTATCCCCGGCAGCTCACGGCTCCCGAAATTTCCGCAGCCGTCCGGATTGTGACTCTATGTGATGTTTTCGCGGCCATGACGGAGCCGCGTCCGTATGTTGCCGCTATGAAATGGGACGAAGCGTTGGCAACTATGGCGAAGATGCGCAACCGGCTCGACCACGATCTCTTAGCCGGTTTTGCCACAATGATGACGGCATTACACGCGCCGAAAAAGCGGTTCGGTCCGCTGGGAAACCGTTTAAGGAAAAAGAAAACATGA
- a CDS encoding type IV secretion system DNA-binding domain-containing protein, which produces MPTQWGRKETIIWPPHSPIYTYGATFLAVVLMGAFLYMRFAFAMTPLQQFYTPIYMRTSLSAELGKTRKDKYRMLFEAGKNVPTKPAVEPDVLPGVTEQPGTKPIPLTLTETAARQGYIALYRGAENSYFDVPLRDYLRQSVYGGNTLWDIYKQPFGFGLLALLAQLPFSIRKDMKRRRELKYGRRLKGPVMLTPKQFNGTIAGEGIGFKTTEAKDLMRIPARYESQHIELMGDTGAGKTTLIMQILRQIQGRGHTAIVYDPACEFIQRFYDEGRGDIVLNPLDKRCPYWGPAEELRSKAEAKTLAKSLYQPTDTQKDEFFTKTPQKIFAHLLRTGPTPHQLAEWMANPAEIDKQVVGTEMATMIAKDSPPQRNGVLSSLGLVADSLRMLPTLEEAEGRRWCATEWADQRKGWIFITSRPTERDALQPLHSLWIDWLVLRLLSAPKEHQTPVWFVLDELASLQRLPQLHTAITENRKSKNPLVLGFQGKAQLETIYGHLAEVMLSQPATKIFLKTTEPKAAEWVSNAIGKVEIERMKETHFDGTRNGKNFTIDRQVEPLVLDSEISGLEDRRAYLKLGNNVARFAFDYLDLPVVAKDFDRRAVADDELDYDPQRMSKAIVPPSPTVDLEDEEAPHIPAPPTVETPIAVATQAEMPKPDPVMPLPQPDDLSTPIFPQFVVAGDGRFEHE; this is translated from the coding sequence ATGCCGACACAATGGGGCCGCAAGGAGACCATCATCTGGCCACCGCATTCGCCCATCTATACCTATGGGGCGACTTTCCTGGCCGTCGTTCTTATGGGCGCATTTCTCTACATGCGGTTCGCCTTTGCCATGACACCGCTACAGCAGTTCTACACGCCGATCTACATGCGGACCTCGCTCTCCGCCGAGCTTGGTAAGACCCGCAAGGATAAGTACCGGATGCTCTTCGAGGCAGGAAAGAATGTTCCTACAAAGCCTGCCGTGGAACCAGATGTTCTGCCCGGGGTCACCGAGCAACCGGGAACGAAACCGATTCCGCTGACGCTGACCGAAACCGCAGCCCGGCAGGGGTACATTGCTCTTTATCGAGGCGCAGAAAACAGCTACTTCGATGTCCCGCTGCGCGATTATCTTCGCCAGAGCGTGTATGGTGGCAACACGCTATGGGACATCTATAAGCAGCCGTTTGGCTTCGGCTTGCTCGCCCTTCTGGCTCAGCTTCCTTTCTCCATTCGGAAGGACATGAAGCGCCGCCGCGAATTGAAATATGGCCGGCGCCTGAAAGGGCCGGTGATGCTCACGCCTAAGCAATTCAACGGAACGATCGCCGGCGAAGGCATCGGGTTCAAGACCACCGAGGCAAAAGATTTAATGCGGATTCCGGCGCGTTACGAGTCGCAGCACATCGAGTTGATGGGCGACACCGGAGCCGGAAAAACCACTCTGATTATGCAGATACTTCGGCAGATTCAAGGCCGGGGACACACGGCCATTGTGTACGACCCGGCGTGCGAGTTCATTCAGAGGTTCTATGACGAAGGCCGTGGCGATATCGTCCTGAATCCCCTCGACAAGCGTTGCCCGTATTGGGGGCCAGCCGAGGAACTGCGCAGCAAGGCCGAAGCAAAGACGCTCGCCAAATCGCTCTACCAGCCGACCGACACCCAAAAGGACGAGTTTTTTACCAAGACGCCGCAGAAGATTTTTGCCCATCTCCTGCGCACTGGTCCGACTCCCCATCAACTCGCAGAGTGGATGGCGAACCCGGCTGAAATCGACAAACAAGTCGTCGGTACGGAGATGGCAACCATGATTGCCAAGGATTCGCCGCCGCAGCGTAACGGCGTGTTGTCGTCTCTCGGATTGGTGGCGGACAGCCTACGAATGCTTCCCACTCTGGAAGAAGCGGAGGGCCGAAGGTGGTGCGCCACGGAGTGGGCCGATCAGCGCAAAGGTTGGATCTTCATCACATCGCGTCCGACCGAGCGCGACGCTCTGCAGCCGCTTCATAGCCTTTGGATTGACTGGCTCGTTTTGCGGCTCCTGAGTGCTCCGAAGGAACACCAAACCCCGGTCTGGTTTGTGTTGGATGAGCTGGCCAGCCTCCAGCGGTTGCCACAGCTTCATACCGCTATAACCGAAAATCGGAAGTCGAAAAATCCGCTGGTGCTGGGCTTCCAGGGCAAGGCACAGCTCGAAACCATCTACGGTCATCTTGCCGAGGTGATGCTGTCGCAGCCTGCCACCAAAATCTTCCTGAAGACCACAGAGCCGAAGGCTGCCGAATGGGTGTCCAATGCCATCGGGAAGGTCGAAATCGAACGCATGAAAGAGACGCACTTCGATGGCACGCGCAACGGGAAAAATTTCACCATCGACCGTCAGGTGGAACCGCTTGTGCTCGATTCCGAAATCAGCGGCCTTGAGGACCGGCGTGCGTACTTGAAGCTCGGCAATAACGTAGCTCGCTTCGCATTCGATTACCTTGACCTGCCTGTTGTGGCAAAGGATTTTGACCGTCGTGCGGTGGCCGACGATGAACTGGACTATGACCCACAGCGTATGTCCAAAGCCATCGTCCCGCCGTCACCCACAGTCGATCTGGAAGACGAGGAAGCTCCGCACATTCCCGCCCCGCCAACAGTAGAAACGCCGATTGCGGTTGCCACTCAAGCGGAGATGCCCAAGCCCGATCCTGTGATGCCGCTGCCTCAGCCCGACGACCTATCCACCCCCATCTTTCCTCAATTTGTCGTCGCAGGCGATGGTCGATTTGAGCACGAGTAG
- a CDS encoding TolC family protein produces the protein MRLPLMVAALVLATGAAAQDNSMPGMQMPAKSPAKPAKQQSRPAPKAKQPAKGHDMSGMDMGQHTGHTTPQHDMDNMPGMRMDHTGHDGMQGTDMGQHDAGKPSKGTDMQNMQGMHMDMPMAEAPQQGSVTHDTLSLQEPENPSRKTGKNDPVPELLKDVVTRPRQSLADFLAMSDRSNPTVSQANALAQRSAAQAKQAGLYPNPSIGYQGDQIRGGSYGGGEHGAYVQQTIVLGGKLGARRDIYRQQQRSDEIGVEAQTFRVHGDVSRAFYAALTAQALVDVRRRLLGVALDAVETVHQLANVGQADAPDILQTEVEAEQAKVDFLSAQQEFLQRFRTLAAYAGQRSLAPSLLAGDLEHPPEIDTEQQVANIIANSPEVRRAQQEIAVAEARLKDARREPIPDLTLRAGEQYNGELVRENPNVHAGPQSIASANLAIPLWNRNQGNKDAARVELERARQSVARTQLFLQQQTAPVAQSYQTARFTANRYREELIPRAQRAYQLYLQKYQAMAQAYPQVLVSQRTLFQLQVGYLNALHEAWDSAVMLQNFNLSGGLTEPEPSGSGTTTINLPATGSGSNE, from the coding sequence ATGAGACTTCCGTTGATGGTAGCCGCGCTTGTACTTGCGACAGGAGCCGCCGCCCAGGACAATTCGATGCCCGGTATGCAGATGCCGGCCAAGAGCCCGGCCAAACCGGCAAAGCAGCAAAGCCGTCCGGCTCCGAAGGCGAAGCAGCCTGCCAAGGGTCACGACATGTCCGGTATGGACATGGGACAGCACACCGGGCATACGACACCGCAACACGACATGGACAACATGCCTGGGATGCGGATGGACCACACCGGCCACGATGGAATGCAGGGTACGGACATGGGCCAGCATGATGCGGGAAAGCCATCGAAAGGCACCGACATGCAGAACATGCAGGGCATGCACATGGACATGCCCATGGCTGAAGCCCCACAACAGGGTTCCGTCACCCATGACACGCTCAGCTTGCAGGAACCGGAAAATCCCAGCCGGAAGACGGGCAAGAATGACCCGGTCCCGGAGCTGCTCAAAGATGTCGTAACGCGACCTCGGCAGAGCCTTGCCGACTTCCTGGCAATGTCGGATCGGTCGAACCCGACGGTGTCCCAAGCCAATGCGCTCGCGCAGCGTTCCGCCGCTCAGGCAAAGCAGGCGGGACTCTATCCGAATCCCAGCATCGGCTATCAGGGGGATCAGATACGTGGCGGAAGCTACGGGGGCGGCGAGCATGGCGCCTATGTTCAGCAGACCATTGTGCTAGGGGGAAAGCTAGGAGCTCGTCGCGATATCTATCGACAGCAACAGCGATCCGATGAGATTGGCGTGGAGGCGCAGACCTTCCGGGTACATGGCGATGTCTCTCGTGCCTTCTACGCTGCCCTAACCGCGCAGGCTCTCGTCGATGTCCGCCGCAGACTTCTAGGCGTTGCCTTGGATGCGGTCGAGACCGTTCACCAGCTGGCAAATGTGGGACAAGCCGATGCGCCCGATATTTTGCAAACTGAAGTCGAAGCAGAACAGGCAAAAGTTGACTTCCTATCGGCGCAACAGGAATTCCTTCAGCGTTTTCGCACTTTGGCCGCATACGCCGGTCAACGTTCCTTAGCTCCTTCTCTGCTTGCGGGAGACCTTGAGCATCCGCCTGAGATCGACACCGAACAACAGGTCGCCAACATCATCGCCAACAGTCCGGAGGTGCGCCGCGCCCAGCAGGAGATCGCAGTTGCGGAAGCGCGCCTCAAGGACGCCCGACGTGAGCCGATTCCAGACCTCACGTTGCGCGCGGGAGAGCAGTACAACGGAGAGCTGGTGCGTGAAAACCCCAACGTGCACGCCGGCCCCCAAAGCATTGCGAGCGCGAACCTCGCGATACCGCTCTGGAACCGCAATCAAGGCAACAAAGACGCCGCCAGGGTTGAGCTGGAACGGGCGCGACAAAGCGTGGCCCGTACCCAGCTCTTCCTGCAACAGCAAACAGCGCCGGTGGCGCAGTCCTACCAGACCGCACGCTTTACAGCGAACCGCTATCGCGAGGAGTTGATCCCGCGTGCGCAGCGCGCCTACCAACTCTACTTGCAGAAGTATCAGGCGATGGCACAAGCCTATCCTCAGGTTCTTGTCTCCCAGCGCACGCTTTTCCAACTGCAGGTCGGCTATCTCAATGCGCTCCATGAGGCGTGGGACAGCGCGGTCATGCTCCAGAACTTCAACCTGTCGGGCGGGCTTACCGAGCCAGAGCCAAGCGGCAGCGGTACTACCACCATCAACCTGCCTGCGACCGGCTCCGGCAGCAACGAATAG
- a CDS encoding multicopper oxidase family protein: MANRRSFLQSAFGLGAALFSADRLSASTSPSAAEHLKKSRTRDRRGASHIPVVTTDIGDLPYTMDGDVKVFHLIAQVVKQQIAPDKYIHAWGFNGSAPGPTIQVTQGDRVRVIFDNQLPEPSSIHWHGFEDQIQFDGQPGVSQPPVKPGGRFVYEFTIHQEGTYFYHSHMAMQEMAGMLGAFIMHPKEPYRPHCDKDYLIHLQEYAVLPNNTVPNTMNMEFNWLVFNGKAGPATTPLIARLGDRVRIRFVNLGMDHHPMHLHGHTFYTTGTEGGRIPESAWWPGNTVLVGVAQARDVEFVANNPGDWMVHCHLPHHMMNQMSSNVGRMTRMSGGMPAGGDMNTGMGMLRGTPGAPTGEDYGPALGQGLGGVGNGNDVSTTNGPLSPGKAQSAMSGMDHANMPGMQHDNMPGMDMSGMQMESGDIAPNATNVPNFPQDAYMEGPMMAMDKMVDRPENYGLNPGWSQFMQGMMTFIRVLPPDKYDEVISRMRDTNRPNDPYASVLNRG; encoded by the coding sequence ATGGCGAATCGCCGTTCTTTCTTACAGAGCGCGTTCGGTCTGGGTGCCGCATTGTTTTCGGCAGACCGGCTGTCCGCATCCACATCTCCATCCGCTGCTGAGCACCTGAAGAAGAGCCGCACGCGCGACCGTCGCGGTGCTTCCCATATCCCGGTGGTCACCACCGATATCGGCGATCTTCCCTACACCATGGATGGCGACGTCAAGGTATTCCACCTGATCGCGCAGGTTGTGAAGCAACAGATCGCTCCCGACAAGTACATCCATGCCTGGGGCTTCAACGGGTCGGCCCCGGGGCCGACCATTCAGGTGACCCAAGGCGACCGGGTCCGTGTGATCTTCGACAACCAGCTCCCGGAGCCGAGTTCGATCCACTGGCATGGGTTCGAGGACCAGATCCAGTTCGACGGTCAGCCCGGTGTCAGCCAGCCTCCAGTCAAGCCGGGCGGCCGGTTCGTCTACGAGTTCACGATCCATCAGGAAGGCACGTACTTCTATCACTCCCACATGGCGATGCAGGAGATGGCGGGGATGCTGGGCGCGTTCATCATGCATCCGAAGGAACCTTACCGCCCCCACTGTGACAAGGACTACCTCATCCATTTGCAGGAATACGCGGTACTGCCGAACAACACGGTGCCGAACACCATGAACATGGAGTTCAACTGGCTTGTCTTCAACGGCAAAGCCGGGCCGGCGACGACACCCTTGATCGCTCGTTTAGGCGACCGGGTGCGGATCAGGTTCGTGAATCTGGGGATGGACCACCATCCCATGCATCTGCACGGCCACACCTTCTACACCACTGGGACGGAAGGTGGCCGAATCCCCGAAAGCGCTTGGTGGCCGGGCAACACGGTTCTTGTAGGTGTGGCCCAGGCCCGGGATGTTGAATTCGTTGCCAATAATCCGGGCGACTGGATGGTGCATTGCCATCTGCCGCACCACATGATGAACCAGATGTCGTCGAACGTGGGCCGGATGACTCGCATGAGCGGTGGTATGCCCGCTGGCGGGGATATGAACACAGGGATGGGCATGCTCCGGGGAACCCCCGGAGCCCCTACCGGAGAAGACTACGGTCCGGCCCTCGGACAAGGTCTGGGTGGAGTCGGAAACGGCAACGATGTTTCGACCACCAACGGCCCTCTCTCGCCGGGGAAAGCACAGTCCGCGATGTCGGGCATGGACCATGCAAACATGCCGGGAATGCAACACGACAACATGCCTGGCATGGACATGTCTGGGATGCAGATGGAATCCGGAGACATCGCTCCGAATGCAACCAACGTGCCCAACTTCCCGCAGGACGCGTACATGGAAGGGCCGATGATGGCGATGGACAAGATGGTAGACCGCCCAGAGAACTATGGCCTCAATCCGGGATGGAGCCAGTTCATGCAGGGGATGATGACCTTCATCCGCGTGCTTCCCCCTGACAAGTATGACGAAGTGATCTCGCGGATGCGCGATACCAATCGTCCCAACGATCCTTACGCGTCTGTACTCAACCGCGGCTGA
- a CDS encoding DUF5666 domain-containing protein: MKRILIVLTAILALAGAAYAHNGVEHVMGTVTAITTTNITVKTTDGKTQTVTLTATTKVSKGTAQASLKDVKVGDHVVVNATKKDSQLVAVEVKLGSMDGMKGMHGNMAGMDMSGAKSH, from the coding sequence ATGAAACGTATCCTCATCGTACTTACCGCCATCCTGGCGCTTGCCGGCGCGGCTTATGCCCATAACGGAGTCGAACATGTCATGGGTACAGTCACCGCAATCACAACGACGAATATCACGGTGAAGACGACCGACGGCAAGACGCAAACCGTCACGTTGACTGCCACAACAAAGGTGTCCAAGGGAACGGCGCAGGCCAGTCTCAAGGATGTGAAGGTGGGTGATCACGTAGTCGTCAATGCAACGAAGAAGGACAGCCAACTGGTCGCTGTCGAAGTCAAGCTCGGGTCTATGGATGGCATGAAAGGCATGCACGGCAACATGGCCGGTATGGACATGAGCGGCGCCAAGAGCCACTGA